The DNA segment TTTGAGGCCGTCGAGTACCGCGTCGGTGAACGGGAAGGTGGGCAGGATCTCCAGCGCCTGCGGCAGGTTCTGGCCCGCGTCGGCGAGCCTGCCGAGCAAGGGCGCGAGTGCCTTGAGGTCGGCGACCATGTCGTCCTTGCTGCGGTTGATGACGTCGACCGTGACATCGGAGAGTTCGTCGAGCGATTGCAGCATGGTGACCAGCGCCGTGCGCTGCTCGCTGAGCGCGGCGAGCCCTGGCGAGAGGTTGTTGAGCGCTCCGGTGATCGCCTCGTCGCGTTCGGCAAGGGTCGAGGCGAGCCGGTTGAGCCCGTCGAGCGCGGCGGTGATGTCGGTGCGGTGCTGGTCGAGGTTGGTCATGAGGGTGTCGACGCCGGTCAGGAACGACTTGATCTCCTTCTCGTTGCCGTCCATGACGTCGTTGAGTTCCCTGGTGATGGTTTGCAGCTGACCGATGCCGCCGCCGTTGAGCAGCAGCGACAGCGCGCCGAACACCTCCTCGACCTCGGGATGCCGGTTGGTCCGCGTGAGCGGGATCAGCGCGCCGTCGCCGAGTTCGCCGATACCGGCTTCGGTTTCGTTGCGGGGTGCGGCCAGTTCGACGAACTTCTCGCCGAGCAGGCTGGATTGCCGGATGTTGGCCACGGCGTTGGCGGGCAGTGTGATGTCGCCGTTGACGGAGAGCACCACCTGCGCGGTCCAGTCGTCCTTGCCGCCGAGCCCGATGGACTCGACCCTGCCGACCGCGACGTCGTTGACCTTGACCGCGGAGTGGGGGACGAGGTCGAGTACGTCCCTGAACTGCGCGGTGACCCGGTAGGGGTGGTCGCCGAGGTCGGCGCCGCCTGGCAGCGGAAGATCGTAGATGCCGTCGAACCCGGCCGGCGCGCAGGCCGCCGTCGCGCCGAGCAGCGCGGCACACAGCAGGACTCCGGCTTTTCTCATGGGCCACCGCCGGTTGTGCTCGTCGGGGCGATCGGAAGGTATTCGAGCAGGTTGGTCCTGCCCTGCATGGTGCCGCTGGAGGGATCGAAGGTGTTGTAGGCGTTCTCGACGGCGAGCGGGATGTCGTCGAGAACTTCGGCCAGCGAGGCCCTGTTGTTCACCAGCGTCTGTGTCGTTCCGGCCAGTTTGTCCACATTGGCCTGAATCGCGGCCCTGTTGTCCTTGATGAACGCCTGTACGTCGGCGAGCGCCGTGCCGAGCGTGTTGAGCGCGGCGGCCAGTTCCTCCCTGTCCGCGGAAAGGGTCTGCCACACGCGGGACAGCTGGTCGGCGACGAGGCGTACCTGGCTGTCGTTGCCCGCCAGCATGTCGGTGAACTTCTGGAGTTCGTCGATGGTGCCGAACAGATCGCCCTCCGAACCGCTGAGGGTGCGGGTCAGGTCGGCGAAGTTGCGGATGCTCTCCGAAAGCGCCGTGCCGTTGCCGCGCATGTTGGCCGCCCCGGTGTCGAGCAGGTCCGACAGCGCCCCCTCGCCGTTGGCTCCGTCAGGGCCGAGCGCGGTGACGAGGTCATTGAGGCTCGTGTACAGCTCGTCGAGTTCGACGGGGGTCGCCGTGCGCGTCGCGGGGATCACGGTCCCGTCGGTCAGTGAGGGACCGCCCCGTGCCAGGTCGGAAAGCTGTACGTAGCGGTCGGCGACGACGCTGGGCGCGACGATGACGGCGTGCGTGTTGGTGGCGACCGGCGCGTCCCTTTCCACGGTCATCACGACCTCGACCTGTTCGCCCTTCGGCGTGACCGACTCGACCTGCCCCACCCTGACGCCGAGTACTCGCACGTCCGATCCGGAGTAGACGCCGACGGCGCGGGTGAAGTAGGCGGTGACGCGATTGTCGGTCTCGCGGGCGAAAACCCACCACAGTACGGCGGCGAGGAAGAGCCCGGCGACGAGGGCGAGCGCGCCGATCCTGGTCAGCCGGAGCCGCATCCGGGTCGTGGTCATCGGCCACCTCCCGATGAGATGCGGGGCGGGACGCAGGGGTCGCGGTTCTCCGGCACGAGGCCGCACAGGTAGTTGTCGATCCAGTGGCCGTTGCCGATGGTGTTGTTGACGACCCGGAAGTAGGGCGCGGCGAGCTTGATGCTGCGGTCGATGTTGTCGTTCTGCCGTTGCAGGATGTCGGTGACGTGACCGAGTTGTTCCAGCGTCGGCGAGAGCTGGGCCTGGTTGTCGGCGACGAGCCCCGACACCTGATCCGCCAGTGACCGGGTTCCGGTGAGCAGCCGGTGGATGGCGTCTCTGCGATTGTCCAGTTCGGTCAGCAACAGGTTGCCGTCGTTGATGAGGGTTTCGAATTCGTCGTTCGAACCGGCCAGCGTCTTGGTGATGGTGTGCGCGTTGCTCAGCAGGTCGGCGAGCTGGTTGTCGCGGGAGGCGATGGTCCGCGAAAGCGAGCTGAGCCCGTCGAGCGCGGTGCGCACGTGTTGCGGCGAGTCCCGGAAGGCGTCCGAAAGCGTGCGGAAGCTTTCCGCGAGCTGGTCGGTGTCGAGCGCGGCCGCCGTGCTGGCGAGACCTTCGAAGGCCGTGGTCACGTCGTAGGGCGTCGTGGTGCGGTCGAGCGGGATGGCGACATCGGGGTCCTGCACGTCGTTGCCGCTGGGGTAGAGGTTCAGGAACTTCTGACCGAGCAACGTCTTGATCTTGATCTCGGCCGTGCTGCGGTCGCCGACCCAGGTGTCGGAGACGCGGAAGGTCACCAGCACCCTGTCCTCGGCGAGTTCGACGTCGGTGACCTCGCCGACCTTGATCCCGGCGACGCGGACCTCGTTGGAGGGCTGGAGCCCTGCCGCTTCGCTGAACTCGGCCTGGAAACTGGTTCCGGTGCCGATGAGGGGAAGGTTCTCGTAGTTGAGGATCGCGGCGCCGACGGCGGCGATGAGCGCCGTTCCCACGATGCCGGTGGTGAAGGCGTTGCGTTCGCGGAAGGACTTCATCGGGTACACCTCGCCGGAAGCGGTCCTGGGTTGGTGGACTTCGGCGGGTCGGTCAGCAACGTTCCCTCGCACAGGTAGAAGTTCATCCAGGTGCCGTAGGAGCTGATCCGCCCGATGTCGGTGAACTTCCTCGGCAGCACGTCGAGCGTCCTGTTGATGTCGGCCGAGCCGCTGTTGAGGTTGGCCGAGAGCACCCCGAGTTCGGCGATGCTGTCCTTGAGCGGGGGCCGCGCGGCTTCGAAAAGCCCCGCCGTCGCGGTGGTGAGCGAGGCGAGCCCGTCGACGGCCTCGCCGATGGCTTCGCGGTCACTGGCCAGCCCCGACACCAGCTGTTGCGTCGTGGAGACCAGTGTGGACAGTGCGTCGCCCTCGTTGTTGACGGTGGCGAGCACCGAGTTGAGGTTGTCGATCACCTCGCCGATGACCTGGTCCTTGTCGGCGAGCGTCGAGGTCAGCGACCCGGTGTGGGCGAGCAGGCTCTCCACCGTTCCGCCTTCCCCTTGCAGCACCTGAACGATCTCGCCGGAGAGCTGGTTGACGTCCTGAGGCGACAGTGCGCGAAACAGCGGCTGGAAGCCGTTGAACAGCTCGGTCAGGTCGAGCGCGGGTTGCGTGCGGTCGAGCGGGATCTCGGTGCCGGGAGGCAGCGGAGTGCTGTCGGGTTGCGGTCCTCGCTCAAGCGCGATGTAGCGCTGGCCGATCATGTTGCGGTACCTGATGGTCGCGGTGACGTCGCTCGGCAGTTGCCTGCTGCTGTCGACGGAGAACCGGACGAGCGCGATGTGCTGGTCGACCACCTCAAGCGAGTCGACCTGTCCGACGCGGACGCCGGAGACGCGCACGTCGTCGCCGGGGTTGAGCGAGGTCGCGTCGGTGAACCTCGCCGCGTAGCCGGTCCGGTCCTGCACTCCGGTGTTGGAGACGGAGATCGCGAGTATCGCCGTGGCGAGTCCGGTGACGAGGACGAACACGAGGCCCTTGATCAGTGGTGCCGCGATCTTTCTCATTCGAGAGTCACCTCGGTTCCCCGGTACAGCGGCCCGACGAGCACGCTGCTCCATTCCGGTACCTCACCCGGCACGACGTCGAGTTCCGGCGCGAGCAGGCTCGACAGCAATTCCCTCTCCTGCGGCGAGTTCGGCAATCCGAGGTCCCCTCCGGAACCCGGCAACAGGGGATGGGTCCTGCTGCCGGGTTCCGCCGCGGCGACTCCCGCCGTCGGGGCGACCCCGCTCGGGTAGCAGCGCGGGCCTCCGGTCGCGGTGTAGGCGGGGGTGTCGATCCCCGGCCGGTACGCGCCTCTCGACTGCGTCACCGTGGCGCTCAGGTGCAGGCCCGGTTCGGCGCTGTCCTTGCCGAGCACCTTGTCCATGGAGGCCCGCAGGTCGTTGAGTGCCTTGAGGGTGCAGGGGAAGCTCGGTGAGTAGCGTGCGGCGACCTCCAGCGGTTCGCGGCTGGTCGCGGCGAGACCGATGAGGTTGTCCTTGTTGGCGCGCAGGAATCCCGTGACGTCCTGCGACGTCGAGGTCACCTGTGCGTAGAGCAGGTTCAGCTCGCCCGCCTTTTCCTTGATGGTGCCGAGGGTGACGGCGGTGTCGGTCAGCGCGTCGAGAACGTCGGGGGCGATGTCGCCGTAGAGGTCGCTCACGGTGGCGAGGTCGCGGATGTTCTCGTTGAACCGGGGCAGGCTCGGGTTGAACTCCTCGAAGTAGTTCGCGGCCTCGGCCAGCGTGTTGCCGAGTTGCGCGCCCCTGCCGTCGAGCGCGGTGGAGGCCGCGGTGAGCGTGCTGGCGAGTTTCTGCGGCTGCACGGCCTGCAACACCGGCAGCAGATTGTCGAAGACGCGTTCCAGTTCGATCGCGTTGGCCGACCTGTCCTGCGAGATCACGTCGCCCTCGCGCAACGGAGGCTGGTTGCTTCCGTCGGGAATGGACAGTTGGACGTAGCGTTCGCCGAAGAGGGTCTTCGGGATCAGCAGCGCGGCGACGTCCTTCGGCAGCCGCTCGACGGTGGCGGGATCGAGCGCGAGGCTGATCTCGGCACCGTCGCCGGTGGCGCGGATGTCCCTGACGTCGCCGACGATCACGCCCCGCGCCTTGACGTCGGCGTTGACCCTGAGCTGGTTGCCGACCCTGTCGGTGTGCAGGGTGACCATGACCGACGAGACGAAGTCCTTGTTGTAGATGCGCACCGACAGCGTGATGAGCAGCGCCATCACGAGCAGGAACGCGACGCCCGCCGCGCGGATTCCCAGTTTGCGTGCCAATGTCGGTCTCATCCGGCCACCCGCACGGTCGTCGTGGCGCCCCAGATCGCGAGGCTGAGGAAGAAGTCGAGCACCGCGACCGCGACGATCGCGGTGCGCACCGCCCTGCCGACCGCGACGCCCACCCCGGCCGGCCCTCCGCTGGCGCGGTAGCCGTAATAGCAGTGGGTCAGTACGACGACAACGCTGAACAGCAGCACCTTCCCGAAGGACCAGAGCACGTCCTCCGGTGGAAGGAACAGTTCGAAGTAGTGGTCGTAGGTGCCTGCCGACTGGCCGAGGAACCACACCGTGACCTGCCGCGAGGCGATGTAGGAACTGAGCAGTCCGATGGCGTAGAGCGGGATGATGGCCACGAATCCCGCGATGATCCTGGTGGTCACCAGGTAGGGAATGCTGGGGATGCCCATGACCTCAAGCGCGTCGATCTCCTCCGAGATCCGCATCGCGCCGAGTTGCGCGGTGAAGCCGCAGCCGACGGTCGCCGACAGCGCGAGCCCCGCCACGAGCGGCGCGATCTCGCGGGTGTTGAAGTAGGCGGAGATGAACCCGGCGAAGGCCGCGGTGCCGACCTGGCTCAGCGCGGTGTATCCCTGGATTCCCACGACGACACCGGTGAACAGGGTCATCCCGAGCATCACGCCGATCGTGCCGCCGATGACGGCGAGCGCGCCGCTGCCGAAACTGACCTCGGCCAGCAGCCGGATGATTTCGGTGTAGTAGCGGCGAAGCGCCCTCGGCACCCAGGCGAGCGCGCGCAGGAAAAACAGGATGGCGTCGCCGAGCGTGTCGAGGAAGCCGAACTGCCTGTCGATCGAGTCGAGCGCGATCCGCGACCGTGGTGTGGTGACCATCCCCTCACATCCCCTTAGGCGGCACGAGTTGCAGGTACACGGTCGACAGCGCCACGTTCAGCAGGAACAGCAACAGGAAGGTGATGACGACGGACTGGTTGACCGCGTCGCCGACGCCTTTCGGCCCCGCGGCGGGGTGCAGTCCCCGGTACGCGGCGACGACACCGGCGACGAACCCGAAAATGACCGCTTTGATCTCGCTGATCCACAGGTCGGGCAACTGGGCGAGCGCGGAGAAACTCGCCAGGTAGGCGCCGGGCGTCCCGCCCTGCATCACGACGTTGAAGAAGTAGCCGCCGAGTACGCCGACGACGCTGACCATGCCGTTGAGGAACAGCGCGACGCCCATCGCGGCGAGGACTCTCGGCACGATGAGGCGCTGGACGGGGGAGACGCCGAGTACTTCCATGGCGTCGATTTCCTCGCGGATGGTGCGCGATCCGAGGTCGGCGCAAATGGCCGAACCACCGGCTCCCGCGATCAGCAGCGCGGTGACGATGGGGCTCGCCTGCTGGATGATCGCGAGCACGCTCGCCGCTCCGGTGAACGACTGCGCGCCGATCTGGTTGGTGAGCGAGCCGACGTGTAGTGCGATGACGCCGCCGAACGGGATCGCGACCAGCGCGGTCGGCAGGATGGATACGCTTGCGATGAACCAGAATTGCTGGATGAACTCACGGAACTGGAAGGGCCGCCGGGGGATGTAGCGGATGACGTCGAACGCGAGCGCGTAGAGTCGTCCGGTTTGCCGGATCGCCGCCGCGCCGGGGAACCTGTCCCGGCGGCGGCGGTCGGCGTCGACTGCCACCACAACCTCCTTCGCTGGTTTCTCTCACCGTTTACTCCGAATGCTGCGAAACAGTGGTAGAAACGGTTGCAGCGTCGTTCATCGAGAATGTTTGTTACTTGCCAGTACGCTAACGGTGCATGCGTGTACTGACAAGAACGTGCCATGTGGTCATTGGTTACGGATCAGTTCTTGTCAGTTTTCGACAAAAGCGCTGCCCGGATCTTGTGCCGCGGTGAGTGTTGTGGCGGAAAAGTCCAGGTCGCGGGAGTCGGTTGTCATCGATCCGGTAAGTCCGCGTCGGCAGCAAGGGGCACGGCAAGTGTTTCTTGCCGGGGTGAAAAGGTTGGCCGGACGCTTCGTCGGCAAGAATTCGCGAAACGTCTCCCGTTTATTGTTCTGCTTTTTCTCCGCGTCTTCGGTGCGGCTGTTTTCGGAATTCGAGGGCTTCGCTCGGCCTTCCTCGTGTTGCCGTGTTCGCCCGCGCTGTGCCGTCGTTCATGGTGGTAGTCGGAGTGCTCAGGCGCCGCCGTCCTCGCGGTGGCCGCCGACTCGGTGCCGAGGGGAGGCGAATTTCGCCGCGACGATGGACGTCCCGTTATGCGGCATTCGCCTTTTCCCTGGCCGGTCCTTTCCGGTCGGTTCGTGAATCCTGAATGGTGCGAATGCGATAGTGAGGCCGGAAAGTCGACAGTCAAGGCGATCCTTTTGTGCGGCCCGTGCAAGAACCCGGAGGAACTTTGTCGAACCGTGAGTGTTCTCCGTGCCGACGCGGGTCAACGCGTGATGTCCTGCCGATGAGAAGGATTTCCGCGACGGTTTCTGTCACGTTGTGACAATCGATGGTCCGTTCGGCACAGCGGTACTGCGGATCCCTGCCGAACTTTGTTGTAAACGCCAGGTGAACCGGCTAACGTACTCGCCGGTAGGTTTGGGATAGTTCTCTCCGGGACCTGCCGCACTGCGTGCACCAGGTCGCGGCCGTGGTCTGCCACGTGCCCGCGAGTTCACTTCGCTCGAAACCATTTGCTCGACAAACTGGTGGAGGAATGCACTCATGCGTAATAGACGGATGGCCGCGGCAGTGACCGGTTTTCTCGCGATGGGCGCTGCGGTCGCCATCGCGGCGGCGCCTGCGGCGTTCGCGCAGCAGGCGATCACCGTGACCAACCCGAATGGCAACAACGCGGTCGCCGCGCACACCGACAGGGTCGATCTGCGCAACGTCACCAGCGGGGTCGACTTCTTCTGTGTGACCTCGGGCAGCGTCCGTGCTTCCACGGCCAACGGTTCGATCAACTCGGGTTCCTACACGACACCCGCGGACGTGGGCGACTTGAACGTCACGTTCAACAACTGTGACGGGCCGCTCGGCCCTGGCACCGCGGTACCGAACCCGGGTAGCCAGCCCTACGACCTGGTGATCACCGGAACCTCCGGTGGCACATCGACCGGCTACGTCGGACCGGTTGACGTGCACGTGTCGATGGCGGGCTGCGACTTCGACGTCGTCGGTCACGCGCCTGGCAGGTACAACAACGCCAACGTGCTGACGATGGACCCGGCCGTCGCGTTGCCAGCCGGTGTCGCGCCGTTGTCGCCGACCAGCATCGTCGGCTGCTTCGGCCTGGTGAACCCCGGCGACCAGTTGAGCTACGGGGCCGCCTACAACGTCACCAACCCGGCAAGCCCGATCATCATCAGCTAGGCCGAGAATCCGCCGTGGTGTGGGTGGCGATCAGCCAGCCCGCACCACGGCGACTTTCCTTGTACTTCCGCTGCCAGCCAGCGCATCGCGAGATTGGCCCCACCATGCTCGTTCGCCCGCGTTCCCCGCTCGATACCCGGCGAGGTGGTGACTCGTGAGCCGTGCCGGATCGAGACCACGCAGAGCGATTCTGGTTTCCGCCCCGCTGATCGCGGGGTTGCTGGCGGCGGGCCTTGTCTCCCAGGGCAGCGCGCTGGCCGGCCAGCAGGTCGAACTCGCCCTTGGCTACACATGTCACTCGCCGACGACGTCGTACCCCGCCACGGTCACCGTCAAGGCGTTGTTCCCCGCGAACGCGGTGACGGGACAGCCGGTCGCGGTCGAGGCGGTCAACCTCGACGTGGTGTTGCCCGAGGTTGCCGCGGCCGAACTGAGGGGGCAGGGCGCGACGATGGCGGGCGGGACCGCCGCCCTCAGCGTCACCGCGTCGGGGGCGGAGTCGAGCTGGCCGGATCTGGCGATCCCGGCGACGGCACTGCCGGAGGCGGGCGAGCTGACTTTGGCGGCGTCCGGCCCGGTGCCCGCGATCGAGGTCGCCGAGCCGGGCGAGCTGACGGTGTCAGCGGGCGCGCTTGCGTTGAGCCTGAATGGTTTCCGGGCGGATGGCTCGTCGGCTGAGCCACCTGTCACCGCGGTGGCGTGCGAACTTCAGCCAGAGCAGAACGCCGTGCTGGCGACGCTGCCGGTCGGCGGGGAGTCGACGGCGCCGGACAGCAGCACGCCGGAAACCCCTGGCGCGGAACCCGGCGACTCGGACGCGAAGTCCATGCCCCGCGCCGAAGGTCTGCCGTTGCCGGGTGTGCAGCAGGAGACCCCCGAGAACTGCTTCGAGGTGCCCGTCGAGGATCCATCACCGTATCTCGGCTGTGCTTTCCAGGCCGGATACGCGAATGTCAAGAAATTGAACGGTGCGGTGTTACTCGGTTCACCGGAACCGATGTTGATGCGGGTCGATTACGGGGTAGCGCGAGGCAATCAACCCTGCGACGCGGGTACCGATCGCTTCGGTGACTACACCTGTACCGGCGCCATCGTGACCCATTCGAGGCTCACGTTGGACGTGCCTACCGCTGACCCTACGTTGCTGTCCTTCGGGTTCGTACCAGTCAAGGCGAAGGTGGCGATGACGGTGTCCGAGGAGAATCCGATCATCGCTGCTGAGAGCCGCATCGAACAACGGTTGTACACCGCTGACAACTTCCGCAGGTTCCCCTTGCTGGTAAGAGCGGAGGGGATGATGACCCTGCGTATGTATGACGTCGAGGTGAACGGGGTACCACTCGACGTCGGACCCGATTGCCGGTCAGCGCATCCCTTCACAGTCGTGTTCAACGGACAGTCCGCGCAGGCCGTGCCGATCTTGCTGGACGAGTACTCGGTGGCCTACGGCGGTGTCATCACCGGAACGATCACCATTCCGCCGTTCTCGGGTTGCGGTGTCACCGAAGACCTCGATCCACTCTTGACCGGCACGGTTTCCGGCCCTGGCAACTACACCCGGGTAAGCCAGGGCGATGTCTGTTTCAAATTGGGCAACGGTGTGTGCCCGCCGCCGCTCGCTGATCTTGGTCGGGACTGAGCCTGACGGTGAATGACCCGTCCTGACGAACTGGGAGGGAAACGCTGTGAGTGATCTCGAATGTCCTTGTACCGTGGCTTGGCTCGGGCGTCGTGGACGGACCCGCCTGCTGGCTGCCGGTCTTCTCGGACTATCGCTGGTCACTTTGCCCGGCGCCGCGTCAGCGGATGAGGGGCTCGGCACCTCTGCACCACCCATCGCGAATCAGCAATCGGCGCCGCCGGAAGGCTGCTTCGACACTCCGGTCGACGATCCGAGTGTGAACCTCGGCTGCGCGTATTTCACGATGACGGTCGATGTCGCGAAACTGGAAGGCGACATCGTCTTCGGTGACGTCGAGCCGGGCTTTCTGCGCGCCGACTATGGTCGGGCGCGAGGGAATCAGCCCTGCGACGCCGGTGTGGATCAGTTCGGCGATTACACCTGTAGCGGTGCGATCGTGACTGAATCTCGCCTCGCGGTGGATCCACTCGTTGCCACGCCCACTGTCGTCGCCGACGGCATCGGGACGGTGGAAGCGATACTGGAACTGACGATGGCCGAACCCGTTTTCGCCGCGCTATCGCGGATCGAACAGCGTCTGTACACCGACAACTTCAGACGATTTCCGCTTTTCTTCGAGACCGGCGCGAGTATGTCGGTTCGGCTTGCCGACGTGCGTGTCAACGGGGCTTCCTACGATGTCGGTCCGAACTGCCGGACCCAGGAACCCATCGACACCGTCCTATATGGAAGCTCCGGCCAAGCGATGCCCGAGCAGCCCGGCGAGTACTCGCTGGCATACGGCGGAACGTTGACGGGCTCCGCCACCATTCCGCCATTCACAGGGTGTGGCCCAAATGGCAGTCTCGATTCGCTGATCACCCAAGCGGTTTCCGGACCGGGGAACGCCATCGAGGTGCGACAGGGCGGGGTCTGCTTCGAAGCAGGCGAGGCTGGGTGTCCCCCAGCGTTGCCGGAAACCTGACGGGTCAGTGAGGAACACCGAAGGGAGGCGGTTGGCCATGAGAATGTCCGGATTGGCTGGTAGCCGCAGCGTGGCGCGGTTACCCGTGAAGACCCAGTCGAGTTCGCATCTGACTTGACACTTCCCGCAGGTGTCGAACCTCTCCGCGTGAACGACGACGCCGTTGGTTGTTTCGGCCTCTACAACCCTGGCGACCGGATCCAATTCACCGGCACTTTCACGGTGACCGATCCGAGTCCACCGCTGACGATAACCACGTCTTGACGAGAGTGGAGTGACCAATGAGGACGATGGGCCGAACGGCGATGGCCAGGCTGCTCGCCGGTATCACGGTCATTGCCGCGATCTTCCTCGCCGCCCCGGCGGCGTCGGCGCAGCAGGCCGTTACCGTCACCAACGGCGGGAGCTACAGTGCCGGGCTCTCGCCCGGCCCGGCGACACTGACCGTGAACGGCGTCGTCTTCGTAGAGTGCGCGTTCTCCCCGATGTCGTTGTCCGTCAGCAGCGGCGGCTTCACGACGCCCGCCGACATCGGCGACGTTTCGCTGACGCTGACGAGTTGTCTCGCTGGCTCCAATCCGGTCACGGTCACCGGCTCGGTCGGCGACATCGTCGTCACCGGCTACAACTCGGGCACCCAGATCTCCACCATGTACCTCGGCCCGGTCGACCTGCACTACTCGGCTTTAGGCTGCGATTTCGACGTCGCGGGGCACGCGACGTTCAGCTACGACAACCTCGGCGGGCTGGACTTCTCGCCTGGCGGTCCGCTGCCGCCGGGGATCGCGCCGCTGCACGTCGGCGCCGGGGCCACCTGCCTTGGTCTCGTCAACGCCGGTGATCCGGTCGGATTCACCGCCGCTTACCAGATTTCCGGACCACCGTTCCCGGTCGTCTCCTAGCGGCGGCACACAAACGCGGGGGCGGACGACCGGGCCAGGTGCGACCCGGTCAGCGGCTCGACGTCACGCACCACCTCGAAGAGGAAGCGAGAAACCATGTTCGGGTTGAGAGTGCGCCGCCGGGCGGGGCGCAGCCGCCTCCGCCGCAGCCTTGTCGCGACCGGGGTCGCGGCGGCGGCCGGAGCCGCCGTGATCGCGGGCGCCGTTCCCGCGAGCGCGGCGGAACCACCCACCCTCGCGGGTGCGTGGGCACCGCTGAACCGTTGTCCCGTCGACGCTCCCGCGATGCTCGCCGCGGACGGCGCGCAGACGGCGGCGCTGTGCCTTGCCGCGAGCGGTGACAGCGGCACGATGCAGATCGGCGGCAAAACCGTCCCGGTCGGCAAAACGGATCTCCAGTTCGGGGTGACCCGAGCCGGTTCGACGTTCACGGTGGTCTCCCCCTCGGGTGGCGCGCTGTCGTCGGCGCCGGTGAAAGTGCCGGGCGGGCTGCTGAACCTGATGTGCCCCAGCGACATCCCGGTGATCTCCGGCATCTGCGACAGGCTCGCCGACGCGAAGCTCAATGCCATCACCGCCTACGTCGAACCGGCGGGCGCTCCGAGCCAGTTCAACTTCGTCGCCGGTATCGGCGTCGACCAGCCGATCGTCAACCTGCCCATCAAGATCCGCCTCGACAACCCGATTCTGGGTTCGAACTGCTACCTCGGTTCGAACTCCAACCCCATCGTGCTGCGCCCCGCCAACACCACGAGGCCGGCCGTGGCACCCGTGCGCTTCGACGAGGACGGAACCCTCGACCCTGCCGGTCAGATGGGATACGTCGGCGCCAGCGGCGCCGATCAGGCCGACAACACGTTCAGCGTTCCCGGAGCCAATGGTTGTGGTCTGTTCGGCGCTCTCGACTGGGCGGTCAACCTGCAACTCGGGCTGCCGTCTCCGGCTGGGGAGAACAGTTTCGTGCTGAACAGCACGCAAACCGCGTTCGGTGGCCACTTCACACCGCTGACCTTCGCGCCTGACCAGGGACAGCGCCTTTCCGAGCACTGGCACGCCGCCGTGCGGTGACCGATCCGTTGCCCGGCAACCCGATGGTTGCCGGGCAACGACTATTTCGGACTATTCCGAGTGGCCAGCCGCGAACACCATGGTGGGGATCTCAGGGCCAGGCAGTCCCAGTAGCGCCGACAACGCGGCATCGTCGAAACCGGACACCGCGCAACAGGAAAGACCGAGGGCCGTCGCGATCAGGTACAGGTTCTGTACGGCGAGGCCGGAGTCGACGTGCACCGTCCGGTAGTGGCGCAGCGGATACTTGTCGAAGGCCACGTCGAGCCTGGCGGTCAGGGCGAGCGACACGGCGGCTCGCGGGACGAACTCCGGTTGCAGGTACACGTTTTTCAGTGCGGGCAGCGGATCCTCGTCGTCGAGTTCGACCAGTTCGTGCGAAACGGCCTCGTAGCGGTAAACGCCCGGTTTGAGCTGTTCGGCCTTGCGGACGACGACGTAGGCGCGCAGCACGTCGAGCCCGCCCGCGCTCGGCGCCATGCCTAGCGGATAGTCGCTGACTCCGAACGCGGGAACGAAACGCTGCACCCCGACGGAAAACCGCAGCAGCGCGCTCAACGCGGTCAGTTCGA comes from the Prauserella marina genome and includes:
- a CDS encoding MlaE family ABC transporter permease; the encoded protein is MAVDADRRRRDRFPGAAAIRQTGRLYALAFDVIRYIPRRPFQFREFIQQFWFIASVSILPTALVAIPFGGVIALHVGSLTNQIGAQSFTGAASVLAIIQQASPIVTALLIAGAGGSAICADLGSRTIREEIDAMEVLGVSPVQRLIVPRVLAAMGVALFLNGMVSVVGVLGGYFFNVVMQGGTPGAYLASFSALAQLPDLWISEIKAVIFGFVAGVVAAYRGLHPAAGPKGVGDAVNQSVVITFLLLFLLNVALSTVYLQLVPPKGM
- a CDS encoding SagB/ThcOx family dehydrogenase, encoding MSGRETTERALAVHRLLNSQTSTNGHQLTTGRRFPLPDVHPPRADLVATLARRRSAYDYADRDLELTALSALLRFSVGVQRFVPAFGVSDYPLGMAPSAGGLDVLRAYVVVRKAEQLKPGVYRYEAVSHELVELDDEDPLPALKNVYLQPEFVPRAAVSLALTARLDVAFDKYPLRHYRTVHVDSGLAVQNLYLIATALGLSCCAVSGFDDAALSALLGLPGPEIPTMVFAAGHSE
- a CDS encoding DUF6801 domain-containing protein is translated as MSRAGSRPRRAILVSAPLIAGLLAAGLVSQGSALAGQQVELALGYTCHSPTTSYPATVTVKALFPANAVTGQPVAVEAVNLDVVLPEVAAAELRGQGATMAGGTAALSVTASGAESSWPDLAIPATALPEAGELTLAASGPVPAIEVAEPGELTVSAGALALSLNGFRADGSSAEPPVTAVACELQPEQNAVLATLPVGGESTAPDSSTPETPGAEPGDSDAKSMPRAEGLPLPGVQQETPENCFEVPVEDPSPYLGCAFQAGYANVKKLNGAVLLGSPEPMLMRVDYGVARGNQPCDAGTDRFGDYTCTGAIVTHSRLTLDVPTADPTLLSFGFVPVKAKVAMTVSEENPIIAAESRIEQRLYTADNFRRFPLLVRAEGMMTLRMYDVEVNGVPLDVGPDCRSAHPFTVVFNGQSAQAVPILLDEYSVAYGGVITGTITIPPFSGCGVTEDLDPLLTGTVSGPGNYTRVSQGDVCFKLGNGVCPPPLADLGRD